The following are from one region of the Hydrogenophaga sp. BPS33 genome:
- a CDS encoding IclR family transcriptional regulator, whose product MTRRVMGARSAGKALELLRLVARHHPQGLRLTDAIVLSGLDRSTVHRQLACLIEEGFVDRAPDSKRYRLGIEAMQLGVAPSASAHLVQRFRPLMEDVARQSGDTVFLMVRSGDHALCLHREEAHQPEEALIVAPGIRRVLGVSAVGMGVLARWSDDDIATTYDRHQAEYRTAGISLAWLHDGVAQTRSLGYAQASDHRTGEARGVGCAVRLSDTGFVGVSVAARNVRMSRARQRELGGVLVTALRGFECGALSLEV is encoded by the coding sequence ATGACCCGGCGCGTGATGGGCGCGCGCAGCGCCGGCAAGGCTTTGGAGCTGTTGCGCCTGGTGGCGCGCCACCATCCCCAAGGGCTGCGCCTGACGGACGCGATCGTGCTCAGTGGCCTGGACCGCTCCACCGTGCACCGCCAGCTTGCGTGCCTGATCGAAGAAGGTTTCGTGGACCGCGCGCCCGACAGCAAGCGCTACCGCCTGGGCATCGAAGCCATGCAACTGGGTGTGGCACCCTCGGCCAGCGCACACCTGGTGCAACGCTTCCGGCCCTTGATGGAAGACGTGGCGCGGCAGTCGGGCGACACCGTGTTCCTCATGGTGCGCAGCGGCGACCATGCGCTGTGCCTGCACCGCGAAGAGGCACACCAACCGGAAGAGGCCTTGATCGTCGCGCCGGGCATTCGGCGCGTGCTGGGCGTGAGCGCGGTGGGCATGGGCGTATTGGCGCGCTGGTCCGACGATGACATCGCCACCACCTACGACCGCCACCAGGCGGAATACCGGACTGCCGGCATTTCGCTGGCGTGGCTGCACGATGGCGTGGCGCAAACGCGCTCGCTGGGCTATGCGCAGGCGTCGGACCACCGAACCGGCGAAGCGCGTGGCGTGGGCTGCGCGGTGCGTCTGTCCGACACGGGTTTCGTCGGCGTGAGCGTGGCCGCGCGCAATGTGCGCATGTCGCGTGCGCGGCAGCGCGAGTTGGGTGGTGTGCTGGTGACGGCTTTGCGGGGCTTTGAGTGTGGGGCGTTGTCGCTTGAAGTGTGA
- a CDS encoding IclR family transcriptional regulator, giving the protein MRNVDPLSGTRSAGKAMALLRHVGAHHPQGIRLTELMACSGQDRSTAHRLLACLEEYGLVERAAPSKAYRLGMASLEMGWVSAGMSPVVERFQPLMRRLARQTGDTVFLMVRTGDHALCLHREEGGPVVKALAVQVGQQVLLGRSLAGLAMLAQLEEAELAASHQRQLTAYERVAMPFGVLHKAWRQARSAGFADRQDHRQTLLRGVGGAVHLSANSLVGMSIVALDARMPPERRHELGTLLAHELGPHAWPGERKE; this is encoded by the coding sequence ATGAGAAACGTCGACCCCCTGAGTGGCACGCGCAGCGCCGGCAAGGCCATGGCCTTGCTGCGGCACGTCGGGGCGCACCACCCGCAGGGCATCCGGCTCACCGAGCTCATGGCCTGCTCCGGCCAGGACCGTTCCACCGCGCACCGCCTGCTGGCCTGCCTGGAGGAATACGGTCTCGTCGAGCGTGCCGCGCCTTCGAAGGCGTACCGGCTCGGGATGGCTTCGCTGGAAATGGGCTGGGTGTCGGCCGGCATGTCGCCGGTGGTGGAACGCTTCCAGCCCTTGATGCGCCGCCTCGCGCGCCAGACCGGTGACACGGTGTTTCTGATGGTGCGCACCGGCGACCATGCCTTGTGCCTGCACCGCGAGGAAGGCGGACCGGTGGTGAAGGCCTTGGCGGTGCAGGTCGGCCAGCAGGTGCTGCTGGGGCGCAGCCTTGCGGGCCTGGCGATGCTGGCGCAGCTGGAAGAGGCCGAGTTGGCCGCGTCGCACCAACGCCAGTTGACCGCATACGAACGCGTGGCCATGCCGTTCGGCGTGCTGCACAAGGCGTGGCGGCAGGCGCGCAGCGCGGGCTTTGCCGACCGGCAGGACCACCGCCAGACCTTGTTGCGCGGCGTCGGCGGCGCGGTTCACCTCTCGGCCAACAGCCTGGTCGGCATGAGCATCGTGGCCCTGGACGCGCGCATGCCGCCAGAGCGCCGCCACGAACTCGGCACGCTGCTGGCGCACGAACTGGGGCCGCACGCCTGGCCCGGGGAGCGCAAGGAATGA
- a CDS encoding NAD(P)H-quinone oxidoreductase → MKAIEISQPGGPEVLVPAERPVPTLRAGEVLIQVAAAGVNRPDVGQRAGRYNPPPGASDLPGLEVAGTIAALGEGVSQWKVGDAVCALTPGGGYAGFCATPADHCLPVPAGLSMTEAASLPETFFTVWSNLFGPHGLKPGESVLVQGGSSGIGVTAIQLAHALGHKVFATAGSEAKCKACEALGAHAINYTQQDFVEVVQEATQGRGVDVVLDMVGGDYVPRQIQVLAPDGRLVMLAFLRGAQAAVPLGDVVFKRLVITGSALRPRSIEFKAEIARQLREKVWPLIEAGTVRPVVHSTFPLEEAWRAHALMESSQHIGKIVLTVD, encoded by the coding sequence ATGAAAGCAATCGAAATTTCCCAACCCGGTGGACCTGAGGTGCTGGTCCCCGCCGAGCGGCCCGTCCCCACACTGCGCGCGGGCGAGGTGCTGATCCAGGTGGCGGCTGCGGGTGTGAACCGGCCCGACGTGGGCCAGCGCGCCGGCCGCTACAACCCGCCACCGGGCGCGTCCGACCTGCCGGGCCTGGAAGTGGCCGGCACCATCGCCGCGCTCGGCGAAGGCGTGAGCCAATGGAAAGTGGGCGACGCGGTGTGTGCCCTGACCCCGGGCGGGGGCTACGCGGGTTTCTGCGCCACGCCGGCCGACCACTGCCTGCCGGTGCCCGCCGGCCTGTCGATGACCGAAGCGGCGTCGCTGCCCGAGACCTTCTTCACCGTGTGGAGCAACCTGTTCGGCCCGCACGGCCTCAAACCGGGCGAGAGCGTGCTGGTGCAAGGCGGCTCCAGCGGCATCGGGGTGACGGCCATCCAGCTCGCGCACGCCCTGGGCCACAAAGTGTTCGCCACGGCGGGCAGCGAGGCCAAGTGCAAGGCCTGCGAAGCCTTGGGCGCGCACGCGATCAACTACACGCAGCAGGACTTCGTGGAGGTGGTGCAGGAAGCCACGCAAGGCCGTGGCGTGGACGTGGTGCTCGACATGGTGGGCGGCGACTATGTGCCACGCCAGATCCAGGTGCTCGCGCCCGACGGCCGCCTGGTGATGCTGGCCTTCCTGCGCGGCGCGCAAGCCGCCGTGCCGCTGGGCGACGTGGTGTTCAAGCGCCTGGTGATCACCGGCTCCGCCTTGCGACCGCGCTCCATCGAATTCAAGGCCGAGATCGCGCGGCAGCTGCGCGAGAAGGTCTGGCCCCTGATCGAGGCGGGTACTGTGCGGCCGGTGGTGCACAGCACCTTCCCGCTGGAAGAAGCGTGGCGCGCGCACGCGCTGATGGAGTCCAGCCAGCACATCGGCAAGATCGTGCTGACGGTGGACTGA
- a CDS encoding limonene-1,2-epoxide hydrolase family protein, which produces MASTLTDEQKIATFRKMADAWEKKDWRTCADLLTEDGAIHSMMKDEPTRGREAFYQRMLMLTSPDKQVKLHIDRIGVVAGAVVCERRDEVIVDGVSNSVPVVGILEFDGPLISLWREYYDRNQLLAAQGKTAPKS; this is translated from the coding sequence ATGGCATCCACACTCACCGACGAACAGAAAATCGCCACCTTCCGCAAGATGGCCGACGCCTGGGAGAAGAAGGACTGGCGCACCTGCGCCGACCTGCTCACCGAGGACGGCGCCATCCATTCCATGATGAAGGACGAGCCCACCCGGGGCCGCGAGGCGTTCTACCAGCGCATGCTCATGCTGACCTCGCCGGACAAGCAGGTCAAGCTGCACATCGACCGCATCGGTGTGGTGGCGGGCGCGGTGGTGTGCGAGCGACGCGACGAAGTCATCGTCGACGGCGTGAGCAACTCCGTGCCCGTCGTCGGCATCCTGGAGTTCGACGGCCCGCTGATCTCGCTCTGGCGCGAGTACTACGACCGCAACCAGCTATTGGCCGCTCAAGGCAAAACGGCACCGAAGAGCTGA
- a CDS encoding cupin domain-containing protein — protein MHLVRHAEAPAYDAPGHEGFEMRRLQGREAGPGDAAWIGLSLVAPGGRTTLTASAAEKFYVVIDGTLEITGCLPDGVSRTEVLRALDSCRIAPGEARMLVNHGNAPARVLLVMAEPPRPV, from the coding sequence ATGCACCTGGTTCGACACGCCGAAGCGCCTGCCTACGATGCGCCGGGACACGAAGGCTTTGAGATGCGGCGTCTGCAGGGCCGCGAGGCCGGGCCGGGCGACGCGGCCTGGATCGGCCTGTCCCTCGTGGCCCCCGGGGGGCGCACGACGCTCACCGCGTCGGCAGCGGAGAAGTTCTACGTGGTGATCGACGGCACGTTGGAGATCACCGGCTGCTTGCCCGACGGCGTTTCGCGCACCGAGGTGCTGCGCGCGCTCGACAGTTGCCGCATTGCGCCCGGCGAAGCGCGGATGCTGGTCAACCACGGCAACGCCCCGGCGCGGGTGCTGCTGGTGATGGCCGAACCGCCGCGCCCGGTCTGA
- a CDS encoding quinone oxidoreductase family protein: MTSSIPSRALRVVHKAASPEALQLQLQTQEAPEALPGHAVVEVLATAVNPSDVKAALGLMPQAIWPRTPGRDFAARVVSGPAEWIGAEVWGTGGDLGITRDGSHARYLVLPVAALVRKPGRVPMAAAGTVGVPFITAFEGLRRAGLRGEGQTVAVLGANGKVGQAAVQLATRAGARVIAVERGARGYGGHSSQPVLALDGTRADLGEALLAATDGRGVDIAYNSVGSPYFAAALQGLAVGGTQILISTIERTVPFDILMFYRRNLHLLGVDSLKLSVVDCAAILKALAPGFDDGSLRAFDVDADSLVPLDQATDAYQRVIAGSSARVVLAP; encoded by the coding sequence ATGACCTCTTCCATTCCCTCGCGCGCGCTGCGCGTGGTGCACAAAGCGGCTTCACCTGAAGCGCTCCAATTGCAACTGCAAACCCAGGAAGCTCCCGAGGCACTGCCCGGACATGCGGTGGTCGAAGTGCTGGCCACCGCCGTCAACCCCAGCGACGTCAAGGCCGCGCTCGGTTTGATGCCCCAGGCGATCTGGCCACGCACACCCGGGCGCGACTTCGCCGCGCGCGTGGTGTCCGGGCCCGCCGAATGGATCGGTGCCGAGGTCTGGGGCACGGGCGGTGACCTGGGCATTACCCGCGACGGCAGCCACGCGCGCTACCTGGTGCTGCCGGTGGCGGCGCTGGTGCGCAAGCCCGGGCGCGTGCCGATGGCAGCGGCCGGCACCGTGGGTGTCCCCTTCATCACCGCCTTCGAAGGCTTGCGCCGCGCGGGCCTGCGCGGCGAGGGCCAGACGGTGGCGGTGCTGGGTGCGAACGGAAAGGTGGGGCAGGCCGCGGTCCAGCTGGCCACCCGCGCCGGTGCGCGCGTGATCGCCGTCGAGCGCGGCGCGCGCGGCTACGGCGGCCACAGCAGCCAGCCGGTGCTGGCACTGGATGGCACGCGCGCCGACCTGGGCGAGGCCTTGCTGGCGGCCACGGACGGCCGCGGCGTGGACATCGCCTACAACAGCGTGGGTTCGCCTTACTTCGCCGCTGCGCTGCAGGGCCTGGCCGTCGGTGGCACGCAGATCCTCATTTCCACCATCGAACGCACGGTGCCGTTCGACATCCTGATGTTCTACCGCCGCAACCTGCACCTGCTCGGCGTGGACAGCCTCAAGCTGAGCGTGGTGGATTGCGCGGCCATCCTCAAGGCGCTGGCCCCGGGATTCGACGACGGCTCGCTGCGGGCGTTCGATGTCGATGCCGATAGCCTGGTGCCGCTGGACCAGGCGACAGACGCCTACCAGCGCGTGATCGCGGGGTCTTCCGCGCGCGTGGTGCTCGCGCCCTGA
- a CDS encoding 3-keto-5-aminohexanoate cleavage protein, with protein MEQTTILTCAVTGNLTRPDQTPHLPVTPAQISDACLEAADAGAAAVHIHVRDPATGAPSMDVDLYARVVDTLRRERPELIINLTTGPGGRFVPSADEPRVAGPGTSLLPPEQRVAHIAALRPDVCSLDLNTMNSGEQVVMNTPANVRRMAAVIRAHGVVPELECFDTGDLVLAQTLIADGTLQGPGLYTFVMGVRYALPFAPGAMALARSLIAPQACWSAFAVGRHAFPAVAQAHLLGGNVRIGLEDTIYLDKGVLARSNAELVRKARRIVEDLGGQLATPGQARERWGLRVNNALH; from the coding sequence ATGGAACAGACCACCATCCTCACCTGTGCCGTCACCGGCAACCTCACGCGGCCGGACCAGACGCCACACCTGCCGGTCACACCGGCGCAGATCAGCGACGCCTGCCTGGAAGCGGCCGATGCCGGCGCTGCGGCCGTGCACATCCACGTGCGCGATCCCGCCACCGGCGCGCCGTCTATGGATGTCGATCTCTACGCCCGTGTGGTCGACACCCTGCGCCGCGAGCGGCCCGAGCTCATCATCAACCTCACCACCGGACCCGGCGGGCGCTTCGTGCCCAGCGCCGACGAGCCCCGCGTGGCCGGCCCCGGCACGTCGTTGCTGCCGCCCGAGCAGCGCGTGGCCCACATCGCCGCGCTCAGGCCCGATGTGTGCTCGCTCGACCTCAACACCATGAACTCGGGCGAGCAGGTGGTGATGAACACGCCGGCCAACGTGCGCCGCATGGCCGCCGTGATCCGCGCGCATGGCGTGGTGCCTGAGCTGGAATGCTTCGACACCGGCGACCTCGTGCTGGCGCAGACGCTGATCGCCGACGGCACCTTGCAGGGCCCTGGCCTCTACACCTTCGTGATGGGTGTGCGGTATGCGTTGCCGTTCGCGCCGGGTGCGATGGCGCTGGCGCGTTCGCTGATCGCGCCCCAGGCGTGCTGGTCGGCCTTCGCGGTGGGTCGGCATGCCTTTCCCGCCGTGGCCCAGGCGCACCTGCTCGGTGGCAACGTGCGCATCGGGCTCGAAGACACGATCTACCTCGACAAGGGTGTGCTCGCGCGCAGCAACGCGGAGTTGGTGCGCAAGGCGCGCCGCATCGTCGAGGACCTCGGCGGGCAACTCGCCACGCCAGGGCAGGCGCGCGAGCGCTGGGGATTGCGCGTCAACAACGCGCTGCACTGA
- a CDS encoding SDR family NAD(P)-dependent oxidoreductase, with translation MQDERSFAPRERLDGEIAVITGGTGAIGLATAERLAALGARVVLLQRSAPAAAAPALVRLAGSGHCALQANVTDSDALRRAAQAVEQEVGRATVLVNCAGFTRPVPAADLDGLDDALIDSIFATHWRGSFAAVRAFAPQMKAAGDAVVVNVSSIAAFTGLGSNLAYAAAKAGTDALTRALAKTLAPQIRCLAVSPGVVDTPFVAGRDAAFNERVGATLPLKRVGVADDVAAAIVACCTALRYATGSVIVADGGRHLG, from the coding sequence ATGCAAGACGAACGAAGTTTCGCGCCGCGCGAGCGGCTGGACGGTGAGATCGCCGTCATCACCGGCGGCACCGGCGCCATCGGCCTGGCCACGGCAGAGCGCCTGGCGGCGCTGGGCGCGCGGGTGGTGTTGCTGCAGCGCAGTGCGCCCGCGGCCGCCGCGCCGGCGTTGGTGCGATTGGCGGGAAGCGGTCACTGCGCCCTGCAAGCCAACGTGACCGACAGCGACGCCTTGCGCCGCGCCGCTCAGGCCGTCGAACAAGAAGTGGGCCGGGCCACGGTGCTGGTCAACTGCGCCGGCTTCACGCGTCCGGTGCCTGCGGCCGACCTCGACGGGCTCGACGACGCGCTGATCGACAGCATCTTCGCCACCCACTGGCGCGGCAGCTTCGCAGCGGTGCGTGCCTTCGCACCCCAGATGAAGGCGGCGGGCGATGCCGTGGTGGTCAATGTGTCGTCCATTGCTGCTTTCACCGGCCTGGGCAGCAACCTCGCATATGCCGCCGCCAAGGCTGGCACCGATGCGCTCACGCGTGCGCTGGCCAAGACCTTGGCGCCGCAGATCCGCTGCCTCGCAGTGTCCCCGGGCGTGGTCGACACGCCGTTCGTGGCCGGGCGCGATGCCGCCTTCAACGAACGCGTCGGGGCCACGCTGCCCCTGAAACGCGTGGGGGTGGCCGACGACGTGGCCGCCGCCATCGTGGCCTGCTGCACCGCGTTGCGTTACGCCACCGGCAGCGTGATCGTTGCCGACGGCGGACGCCATCTGGGTTGA
- a CDS encoding dioxygenase family protein, translating to MTGANTMHTHDLPSAGLSASDPAELLAAVLRANAGTSNARLKQVMDALIRHVHAFALDVDLTPAELDLALDFLVRIGQASGPRKNEGILLADILGLATLVQLRGAREALARGGTEPALVGPFWRAHQPVRAHGESVATADTPGAPLLVKGRVCSLDGSPLVGARVETWQASPQGLYENQDPEQEDMNLRGVFLTDAQGRFHFRSVRPAGYPVPVDGPCGELLAAQGRGVMRPAHLHFIVVADGHKVLATQYFDIEDPHAHEDVVFGAVGSLLRRFEPDGHGGFGLDIELRLEPGEPHLPHCPLP from the coding sequence ATGACGGGCGCGAATACCATGCACACGCACGATCTCCCCTCTGCCGGGCTGTCGGCCTCCGACCCCGCCGAGCTGCTGGCCGCGGTGCTGCGGGCCAACGCCGGTACCTCGAATGCGCGCTTGAAGCAGGTCATGGATGCGCTGATCCGCCACGTCCACGCCTTCGCGCTCGACGTGGATCTGACGCCGGCCGAACTCGACCTGGCGCTGGACTTTCTGGTGCGCATCGGCCAGGCCAGCGGGCCGCGCAAGAACGAGGGCATCTTGCTGGCCGACATCCTGGGCCTGGCCACGCTGGTGCAGCTGCGCGGCGCGCGCGAGGCGCTGGCCCGGGGCGGCACCGAGCCCGCCCTGGTCGGGCCGTTCTGGCGCGCGCACCAGCCGGTGCGCGCGCACGGCGAGAGCGTCGCCACTGCCGACACGCCTGGCGCGCCGCTGCTCGTGAAGGGCCGTGTGTGCTCGCTCGATGGATCTCCGCTGGTGGGCGCCCGGGTGGAGACCTGGCAGGCCTCGCCCCAGGGGCTCTACGAGAACCAGGACCCCGAGCAGGAAGACATGAACCTGCGCGGTGTGTTCCTCACCGACGCGCAAGGCAGGTTCCACTTCCGCAGCGTGCGGCCCGCCGGCTACCCGGTGCCGGTGGATGGCCCTTGCGGCGAACTGCTGGCGGCACAAGGGCGCGGCGTCATGCGCCCGGCCCATCTGCATTTCATCGTCGTGGCCGACGGCCACAAGGTGCTGGCCACGCAGTACTTCGACATCGAAGACCCACACGCCCACGAGGACGTGGTGTTCGGCGCCGTGGGCTCGCTGCTGCGCCGCTTCGAACCCGATGGCCATGGCGGCTTCGGCCTGGACATCGAGTTGCGTCTGGAGCCGGGCGAACCCCATCTTCCCCATTGCCCTTTGCCTTGA